One Sphingobium sp. Cam5-1 genomic window, CTGCCGGTCCCGCCCAGGTCGATTTTGGCGCCAGCCCGAAACGCGTCGGACTTGCGCGCACCCGGATCGCGGGAGTCGCGGGGTTGCAGGATGTTGTCGATGACCCCGTCCCGTTCGCTGTGGCTGTAGGAGAAGGTGGTTGAGATGCCTGCGATCTCGCCGGGATCGAGGGAAATTTTGCCGTTCCAGGCGTTGAAATTGCCGTAGCCAGCCTCCGCCTTCAGCCGGAAGGTGGATGAGGGCGCGCGGGAAATGAAGTGGATCGCGCCGCCCGTTGTATTGCGGCCGAACAGGGTGCCCTGCGGCCCGCGCAGAACCTCCACCCGTTCAATGTCCATGACGCTAAGGCCCATGGCACCGCCGCGCGCGATATAGACGCCGTCCACGTAAAGGCCGTTGGCAGCATCGATGCCGAAGCTTTCGCTGCCGCCGTTCGAGATGCCGCGCATGGAAAAGACCGCCGCGCTGTTGCTGGTGGTGCCCTGCGTCACTACGACGTTTGGAGAAAGGCCGCTGAGGTCCCGGCTGTCGCGAATGCCGAGCTGTTCCACCTTTTCAGAGCTGATCGCGCTGATGGCGATGGGGACATCCTGAAGATTTTGGGCCCGCTTCTGGGCAGTGACGACGATTTCATCGAGCCCCGGCTCCGAAGGCGTCGCGGCGGTCTGCGCCATTGATTGGCTGGCAAGAGCCAAGCCGCTGACCCCAATGATCAGTCGTAGCGCTGCACATGTATATGTCTTGGCCATCAATATCTCTCCCATAGATATTATAAGGTTCGTAGTTGTGACGAATGCGGACGCGCCGAAGTCTATTTGCGTGTGCCGGACTATTCAGTTCTGGATGTCGCTGGTTTGGGCCTCAGCTCGGCATGTAAAGTTGAGCCGCCTTCCCGCCATCGACGGGTAGAGCTGTTCCCGTGATGTAACTTGCGGCGTCGGACAACATGAAAACGATGGCGTGAGCCAGTTCTTCGGGCTGGCCCCCACGTTTCATGGGTATGGCGGCCGTTGTACGGGCGGCAGTGTCCGCTGCGCGTGCCGAGAACAGTTCGGTGGGTGCGGTTTGCACCTGGCCGGGAATGATCGCGTTTATCCTGATGCCGAGTGGCGCAGCCTCCATCGCGGCGGCGGCCGTGAAGTGGATGAGCGCGGCCTTGGAGGCGGAATAGCTTGCCATGTTCACGGTCGCGCGGATGCCGCAGGTTGAGGCGATATTGACGATCGATCCCTTGGCCGCCTGAGCCATTACTTTCAGGGCAGCCTTGGTGCTGACGAAGGCGGCGTCGCTGTTGACGGCGAAATCCTTGCGCCAATGTTCCAGCGTCA contains:
- a CDS encoding SDR family NAD(P)-dependent oxidoreductase, whose amino-acid sequence is MSEDFQGRVAIITGGSDGIGFATAALLAQRGAQVVICGRRQALLDSARDSIAAQGGRIEAIQLDVTDTDALAAMVEGTAQRYGRLDMLVNNAMSTHYAPITKLTLEHWRKDFAVNSDAAFVSTKAALKVMAQAAKGSIVNIASTCGIRATVNMASYSASKAALIHFTAAAAMEAAPLGIRINAIIPGQVQTAPTELFSARAADTAARTTAAIPMKRGGQPEELAHAIVFMLSDAASYITGTALPVDGGKAAQLYMPS